Proteins encoded in a region of the Vitis riparia cultivar Riparia Gloire de Montpellier isolate 1030 chromosome 7, EGFV_Vit.rip_1.0, whole genome shotgun sequence genome:
- the LOC117917909 gene encoding uncharacterized protein LOC117917909, with the protein MSISNGVLLPFILLMVSTSVFSPKPTVFGSSVPEQSFNRIDPLHHFKHYRGGYDIRNKHYWASTVFTGVHGYATAGVWVLCGLGFGIFMVVRSLCCSSPTIIKHSNSYHLFTFFLVLLLTSLAIVAASIALAANQRSFHRMRKMKEAIVGVGGDAHKTIREVSKTMEQMQNILLPYDPTTSARLNLTAHQLGRESKTIQDFVNKDGDEIELAIKTSYLVHLGVLALNLVLLVAALVLLLLHWHPGFIMIIFFCWILTTLCWVLTGIDYFLHTLGDDTCSALEDFDQSPHNNSLNSMLPCGGSSNSNKALVEISYTVHNFIDELNSKVKELHELLQVFGPENLLGFSEICNPFSGPPNYSYIPEKCPKDALPISELPNVLEKFTCYNEYSNGTCKGVGKFLPEDTYDKAWAYSDSIQDLLNIFPDLQSLTTCSFVRNAFSEVVAHQCSPFKVSIRLLWASMLSLSIAMLLLVLTWVVKAFQERGRCFSMCSIIPNPTQENHRTPRSEEIYT; encoded by the exons ATGTCCATTTCAAATGGGGTTCTTCTTCCTTTTATTCTCCTAATGGTTTCGACATCTGTGTTTTCACCCAAGCCCACGGTGTTCGGGTCCTCTGTTCCAGAACAGAGCTTTAACAGAATCGACCCTCTGCATCACTTCAAGCACTATAGGGGGGGCTACGACATTCGAAACAAGCATTACTGGGCT TCTACAGTATTTACAGGCGTCCATGGCTACGCAACTGCAGGAGTTTGGGTGTTATGCGGGTTGGGCTTTGGGATTTTCATGGTTGTGAGGAGTCTATGTTGCAGCTCTCCGACAATCATAAAGCATTCGAATTCCTACCACTTGTTCACGTTCTTTCTAGTTCTTCTGCTCACCTCTCTTGCCAT AGTAGCAGCCAGTATTGCCCTTGCTGCAAACCAGAGATCCTTTCACAGAATGAGGAAGATGAAGGAAGCCATTGTTGGAGTAGGTGGAGATGCTCACAAAACTATCCGAGAAGTATCAAAAACAATGGAACAAATGCAAAACATTTTACTTCCTTATGATCCAACCACAAGTGCTCGCTTGAATCTGACAGCCCATCAGCTTGGAAGGGAATCAAAAACCATCCAAGACTTTGTTAACAAGGATGGGGATGAAATTGAGTTAGCAATTAAAACTTC GTACCTGGTACATCTGGGGGTATTAGCTCTCAACTTGGTACTCTTGGTTGCTGCACTAG TTCTGCTCTTGTTGCATTGGCACCCCGGATTTATCAT GATAATTTTTTTCTGCTGGATCTTAACAACTCTATGTTGGGTTCTAACCGGTATTGACTACTTCCTCCACAC CCTGGGAGATGATACGTGTTCAGCTTTGGAGGATTTTGATCAAAGCCCTCATAACAATAGTCTAAATTCAATGCTACCATGTGGGGGttcatcaaattcaaataaagCCTTAGTGGAAATCAGCTATACCGTCCATAACTTCATAGATGAG TTGAATTCAAAAGTAAAAGAGTTACACGAGTTGCTTCAAGTATTTGGTCCGGAAAATTTATTAGGATTTTCTGAGATTTGTAACCCTTTCTCCGGTCCGCCTAACTACAGCTACATTCCAGAAAAGTGCCCAAAGGACGCATTGCCAATCAGCGAATTACCAAAT GTCCTTGAAAAGTTCACCTGTTACAACGAATATTCTAACGGAACATGCAAAGGAGTGGGGAAATTCCTTCCTGAAGACACTTACGACAAGGCTTGGGCTTATAGTGATTCCATCCAGGATTTGCTGAACATATTTCCTGATTTGCAGAGCCTGACCACCTGCTCCTTTGTGAGGAACGCATTCTCGGAAGTTGTTGCCCATCAGTGCAGTCCATTCAAGGTTTCCATTCGGTTGCTATGGGCGTCAATGCTCTCTCTTTCCATTGCCATGTTGCTTTTAGTATTAACTTGGGTAGTAAAAGCTTTTCAGGAAAGGGGAAGATGTTTCTCCATGTGTTCCATCATCCCCAACCCTACACAGGAAAATCATAGGACACCCAGATCAGAGGAAATTTACACATAG
- the LOC117918005 gene encoding ADP-ribosylation factor-like protein 8a isoform X1, giving the protein MGLWEAFLNWLRSLFFKQEMELSLIGLQNAGKTSLVNVVATGGYSEDMIPTVGFNMRKVTKGNVTIKLWDLGGQPRFRTMWERYCRAVSAIVYVVDAADPDNIGISKSELHDLLSKPSLNGIPLLVLGNKIDKPGALSKHALTEEMGLKSITDREVCCFMISCKNSTNIDSVIDWLVKHSKSKS; this is encoded by the exons ATGGGATTGTGGGAGGCTTTCCTCAATTGGCTTCGCAG CCTCTTTTTCAAGCAGGAAATGGAGCTTTCTTTGATAGGACTTCAGAATGCTGGGAAAACATCACTTGTTAATGTTGTTGCA ACTGGTGGATATAGTGAAGACATGATTCCTACG GTAGGATTCAACATGAGGAAAGTAACTAAAGGGAACGTCACGATAAAATTGTGGGATCTTGGAGGTCAGCCTAGGTTTCGCACTATGTGGGAGAGATACTGTCGTGCAGTTTCTGCTATTGT TTATGTGGTTGATGCTGCTGATCCAGATAACATTGGCATCTCAAAAAGTGAACTCCATGATCTGCTGAGCAAACCCTCACTGAATGGTATTCCTTTGCTGGTACTGGGAAACAAAATCGACAAGCCAGGAGCTCTGTCCAAACACGCTTTGACTGAAGAAAT GGGACTCAAATCAATTACTGACAGAGAAGTATGCTGCTTCATGATCTCTTGCAAGAATTCTACCAACATTGATTCTGTTATTGATTGGCTTGTAAAGCATTCCAAATCTAAGAGCTGA
- the LOC117918005 gene encoding ADP-ribosylation factor-like protein 8a isoform X2, producing MELSLIGLQNAGKTSLVNVVATGGYSEDMIPTVGFNMRKVTKGNVTIKLWDLGGQPRFRTMWERYCRAVSAIVYVVDAADPDNIGISKSELHDLLSKPSLNGIPLLVLGNKIDKPGALSKHALTEEMGLKSITDREVCCFMISCKNSTNIDSVIDWLVKHSKSKS from the exons ATGGAGCTTTCTTTGATAGGACTTCAGAATGCTGGGAAAACATCACTTGTTAATGTTGTTGCA ACTGGTGGATATAGTGAAGACATGATTCCTACG GTAGGATTCAACATGAGGAAAGTAACTAAAGGGAACGTCACGATAAAATTGTGGGATCTTGGAGGTCAGCCTAGGTTTCGCACTATGTGGGAGAGATACTGTCGTGCAGTTTCTGCTATTGT TTATGTGGTTGATGCTGCTGATCCAGATAACATTGGCATCTCAAAAAGTGAACTCCATGATCTGCTGAGCAAACCCTCACTGAATGGTATTCCTTTGCTGGTACTGGGAAACAAAATCGACAAGCCAGGAGCTCTGTCCAAACACGCTTTGACTGAAGAAAT GGGACTCAAATCAATTACTGACAGAGAAGTATGCTGCTTCATGATCTCTTGCAAGAATTCTACCAACATTGATTCTGTTATTGATTGGCTTGTAAAGCATTCCAAATCTAAGAGCTGA